The nucleotide window CCGTCCTCAAGTCCGGCGCGGCCTACGTGCCCCTGCACGCCGAGGACCCGCCGCCCCGGCGCGCGGCCGTGCTCGGCGACTCCGGGGCCCGGCTGCTGCTCACCGGCCAGGCGGACGCGACGGCCCCCGGTCTGCGCGTGCTGACCGTTCACGGCACCGGCCCGGGCGCCGCGTGCCCGGAGGCTGGCGGGCACGACCTGGCCTGCGTCATGTTCACTTCGGGTTCCACCGGCACGCCCAAGGGCGTCGCCGTCACCCACGCCAACCTGGTCAGCCTCGCCTCCGACCGCTGGTGGACCGAGGGCGGGGCCGAGCGGGTGCTGCTGCACTCCCCGCAGGCCTTCGACGCGATCAACCTGGAGCTGTGGGTCCCGCTGCTCACCGGCGGCGAGATCGTGCTCGCCCCGCCCGGCAGGCTCGACCCCGGTGAGCTGACCCGCGTCATCACCACCGCCGGGGTCACCGGGATGTGGCTCACCGCCGGGCTGTTCAACGCGATTGCCACCCAGGATCCGCGCTGCCTCGCCGGGCTGCGCCAGGTGTGGACCGGCGGTGACGTGGTCTCTCCCGCCGCCGTGCGAGCCGTGCAGCAGGCGCTGCCCGGGCTCACCGTCGTCAACGGCTACGGCCCGACCGAGACCACCGTCTTCGCCACCCGCTACCCCGCGGGCCCGGTCGCCGGCGTGGTCCCCATCGGCCGGCCCCTCGACGGCGCCCGGGTGCTCCTCCTCGACGAGGCCATGCGCCCCGTACCGCCCGGCACCACCGGCGAGGTCTACCTGGGGGGCGCGGGAGTCGCCCTGGGCTACCTGAACCGGCCGGGTGCCACCGCCGAGCGCTTCCTGCCCGATCCGTCCGGTCCGCCCGGTGCCCGCGTCTATCGCACCGGCGACCTGGCCCGCTGGAACGCCGACGGGCAGTTGGAGTTCGCCGGGCGCGCCGACGGCCAGGTCAAACTGCGCGGCTTCCGGGTCGAGCTCGGGGAGGTGGACGCCGCGCTGCTGGCCCAGCCGGGGGTGCGGCAGGCAGCGACCGTGCTGCGCGAGGGCCGCCTGGTCTCCTACGTCGTCGGCGAGGTTTCCGACGGGCTGCTCGCCAGGCTCGGTGAGCGGTTGCCGCCGTTCCTGGTGCCCTCGGCCGTGGTGGGGCTGGCCTCGCTGCCGTTGACCCGCAACGGGAAACTCGACCGCGCCGCCCTGCCTGACCCCACGGCCCCCGCCCCCGAGCCGGTGCGCGCCACCGGCTCGGCCGCCGAGCGGACCCTCGCGAAGCTGTTCGCGCAGGTGCTCGGCCGGGCCGAGGTGCCCGTGGACGGGGACTTCTTTCAGCTCGGCGGCGACAGCATCCGGGCCATTCAGCTCGCCGCCGCCGCACAGCGCGCCGGGCTGGCCGTCAGCACCTCCGACGTCTTCCGCGCCCCGACCGTCACCGCACTGGCCAAGGGCCTCGCGCTGCCCGCCGCGCGCGGCCGCGGCCTGGCACCCGGCGATCCCAGCGACCCGACCGTGCCGCTCACCCCGGTCATGCACTGGCTGCGCGGCCGGGGCGCGCCGGACAACGGGTTCGTCCAGTCGATGACCGTGCGCACCCCAGCCGGGTGCACGGCCATGCAGGTGCGCGCCGTGGTCCAGGCGCTGGTCGACCACCACGGCATGCTGCGCCTTGCACTGTCCGAAGTGGCGGGGGTGTGGGCGCTGCGGGTGCTGGAGCACGTCACCGTCGAGCTGGACCGGCCCATCGACCTGGCCCGCGGCCACGTCCTGCACGCCACCTGGCGCGAGAATCGGCTCACGCTGACCGCGCACCACCTGTGTGTGGACGGCGTGTCCTGGCGCATCCTGCTCGACGACCTGCACGCGGCCTGGGCGGCGGTCCGCGACGGCCGCGCCCCGAAGCTGCCCGCCACCGGCACGCCGTTCCCGCAGTGGGCGCGGGCCCTGCTCCAGCACGCCCACCACCCCGGCGTGCTGGCGGACCTGCCCCGCTGGCTCGCCCCGGTCGCGGATCCGCCGGTGGGCGACCGCGCGCTGGACCCCTCGCTGGACACCGAGGACACCCGGCAGTGGCTCTCGCTCAGCCTGGCCGCGGACTTCCTCTCCCAGTCCGCGGCCGCCTTCGACTGCTCGGTGTATGAGCTGCTGCTGACCGCGTTCGCGCTGGCCACCGGCCCGGTGCGGGTGGAGCTGGAGGGCCACGGGCGCGAGGAGTTCGCCGACGGCCTCGACCTCTCCCGGACGGTCGGCTGGTTCACCACGCTCTATCCCGTCCAACTCGATGCGGGCTGTCACTGGCCCACCGACCCTGTCGACCTGGACGGCGCGGTCGCCCGGGTACGCGAGACCCTGAAGGGCCTGGCGCGCACAGGCTTCGGCCACGGCCTGCTGCGCCACCTCAACCCGCAGACCGCACCGCTCCTGGCCGGGGTCGCGGCCCCTCGGTACGCGTTCAACTACCTGGGCCACTTCGACGTCAACGGAGACGGGGACTGGGCGGTGCTGCCCGAGGACACCGTGGTCGGTGCGGCCACCGGCGGACCGCTCGCGCTGGCCCATGCGGTGGAGCTGGACGCGGTGCTCGCCCAACACCCCGGCGGTCCCCGGCTGGTGGCGAACTGGTCCTGGCCGGGCCGGCTGCTCCCCCGCGAGAAGATCCGCGCGCTGGCCGAACGCTGGTTCGAGGTGCTGACCGCGCTCGGCACCCGGGGCCGGGCCCGGGCCACCGGCGCGCTGCCGCTGCCGCCGCTGGCTCAGGGGCTGCTGTTCCACTCCCTCTACGATCACGACGGCGCCGACCCGTACCTCGTGCAGTTCGTCTTCGAGCTGGAAGGCGCGCTGGACGGGGCCGGGCTGCGCACCGCCCTGCACCGGCTGCTGTTGCGGCACCCGCAGCTGTCCGCCGGGGTGCGGCAGAGCCCGGCGGGCAGGCCGGTGCAGGTGATTGACCCGGAGTTCACCGTGCCCTGGCATGACCTGCCCGCGCATGAGGACCTGGAGGCCTTCCTGACACAGGACCGGCAGCGGCGCTTCGACCTGGCCCGCCCGCCGCTGTTCCGCGCCGCCCTGCAGCGGCGTGCCGCCGACAGGCACGTGTTCGTGCTGACCACCCACCACCTCCTGCTGGACGGCTGGTCCATGCCGATCGTGGTGAAGGAGCTATTCGGCCTGTACGCCGGGAAGCCGCTGCCCCCGGCCCCCGCCTACCGCGACTTCCTGGACTGGCTCGCCACCCGCGACCCGCACGCCGCCGAGGCGGCCTGGCGCGGCATCCTGTCCACCGTGGACGGACCGACGCTCGTCGGCGGGGCGGGCAGGCGGGGTTCGGCCTCGGCCCGGCTGCGGTGCGAGGCGGCGCTGCCCGCAGGGCTCGCCGAGGTCGCCCATCGGCATGGGGTCACCCCGAACGTGGTGATGCAGCTGGCCTGGGCCGTGCTGGTGGGCGCGCTGACCGGCAGACAGGATGTCGTCTTCGGCGCGACGGTGTCCGGCAGGCCGCCGGAGCTGCCCGGCGCGGAGGGCATCGTCGGCCTGCTGATCAACACCATCCCGGTCCGGGTGGGACTGGCCCCGGCCCGCACGGTCGCGGACGCACTGGCCGCACTGCGCGAGCGGCAGCTGGCCGTGCTGGACCACCAGCATGTGGACCTGACACGACTGCAGGCCCTGGCCGGGCAGGGGGAGCTGTTCGACACGGTGGTGGTGTTCGAGAACTACCCCCTGGAAGAGGAGGCGCTGCCCGGTCTGGTGCTGCGCAACGCGCGGGGCTTGGACGGCACGCACTACCCGCTGACCCTCGTCGTGATGCCCGGGGAGCACGGGCGGCTGCGGCTGGACCACAGCGCCGACGTCCTCGACGCCGAGGGCGCGCGCCGGCTGCTCGCCCGGCTCGCCTCGATCCTCGCGCAGTTCGCCGACAGGCCGGGCGCCACCCTGGGGGCGCTCGACCTGCTGCTGCCCGGCGAGCACGAGCCGGTCCCCGCCCCGGAGACCGCGCGGCGGTGCACCCTGCCCGAGCTGTTCGAGGCCCAGGTGCGGGCACGCCCGGACGCCGTGGCCGTCACCTGCGAGGGCGAGCACCTGACGTACCGCGAGCTCAACGCCCGCGCCAACCGCCTGGCCCACCACCTCGTGGCACAGGGGGCGGGCCCGGAGCGCTTGGTGGCCCTGGTGCTGCCGCGTTCGCTGGACCTGGTGGTGGCGGTGCTGGCGGTACTCAAGTCCGGCGCGGGGTACGTGCCCATGGACCCCGACCAGCCCGAGGAACGCCTGCGGCAGGTGCTCGCCGCGGTGAACCCGGTGCTGGTGCTCGACCAGGCCGGCCCGTTGGAGGAACACCCCGAGCATGACCTCGGGCCGCGCGCGGATCCGGACGGCGTCGCCTACGTCATCCACACCTCCGGCTCGACCGGTGTGCCCAAGGGCGTGGTGGTGTCGCACCAGAACGTCGTGCGGCTGCTGGACACCACCGACCCCTGGTTTGGGTTTGGCCCCGGCGACGTGCACACGCTGTTCCACTCCTACGCCTTCGATGTGTCGGTGTTCGAGCTGTGGAGCATGCTGGCCAAGGGCGGGCGGCTCGTGGTGGTGCCCAAGCACGTCACCCGGTCACCGCGGGAGTTCCTCGCACTGCTGGCGCGCGAGCGCGTGACCGTGCTGAGCCAGACCCCGTCGGCCTTCTACCAGCTGCCCCCGGCCGGCCTGGCGCTGCGCGTGGTGGTCTTCGCCGGGGAGGCGCTGGAGCTGAGCCGCATCCGCGCCTGGCGGCGGCCCGGCGGGCCGAAGCTGGTCAACATGTACGGCATCACCGAGACCACCGTGCACTCCAGCTACATCGAGCTGGATGACCCGGACGAGACCGCCAGCGTGATCGGCGTCGCGCTGCCGGACCTGCGGCTGCGCCTGCTCGACCACGCCCTGCGGCCGGTGCCGCCCGGCTGTCCCGGTGAAATCTACGTGGCCGGGCCCGGCGTGACGCGCGGCTACCTGAACCGGCCCGAGCTCACCGCGATCCGGTTCGTCCCCGATCCGTTCGGGGCCCCCGGCAGCCGCATGTACCGCTCCGGTGACCTCGCCCGGCGGCGCCCGGACGGCGGCCTGGAATACCGGGGCCGCGCCGACCAGCAGGTCAAGATCCGGGGCTACCGCATCGAGCCCGGCGAGGTCGAACGCGTCCTGGAACGGCATCCCTCGGTGGTCCAGGCCGTGGTGCTGCCCGATGCGGACCGGCTGGTCTGCTACGCCGTGCTGACCGGCGGCCTGGACGCGGCCGGGCTGCGCGCGCACGCGCGGACCGTGCTGCCCGAGCACATGGTGCCCGCGTTCGTGGTGCCGGTGCCGGAGATCCCGTTGACCGTCAATGGCAAGCTCGATCGCAGGGCCCTGCCCAGGCCGCAGTCCACGTTGCCGGTGAGCAGGCCGCCCCGCACGCCGAGGGAGAAGCTGCTGTGCGAGCTGTACGCCGAAGTGCTCGGCGTGCCTGAGGTGGGCGCGGAGGACAGCTTTTTCGACCTGGGCGGGCACTCGCTGCTGGCCACCCGGCTGATCAACCGGGTGCGCGCGCAAACCGGGGTGGTGCTGGGCATCCGCACCCTCTTCGACGCCCCCGTGGTGGCCGATCTGGCCCGCTGCCTGCCGGAGGGACCCACCGCGCCGGACACCGCTTTCACCCCGGTGGCCCGGCCCGCGCACATCCCGCTGTCCGCGGCCCAGCGCAGACTGTGGTTCTTCAGCCAGTTCGCCGGGCCCAACTCCGTGTACAACATGGCCTTCGCCACCCGGCTGCGCGGTGACCTGCACGAGGACTCCCTGCGGGCGGCCCTGCACGACGTGCTTCAGCGGCACGAGAGCCTGCGCACCAAGGTGCTCGAGGGTGGTGGCGAACCCGGCCAGCGGATCTGCTCGGCCGACGAGCTGTCCGTGCACTCGCTCGAGGTGCCCGAGCCGGCGCTGGCCGACCGGCTCGCCGAGGCCGCCGGGCACATCTTCGATCTCACCGCCGAACTGCCCGTGCGCGCGCTGCTCTGCCGCACCGGGCCGCGGGAACACGTGCTGCTGCTCGTCCTGCACCACATCGCCGCCGACGGCTGGTCCCTGTCCCCGCTGGCCCGCGACCTGTCCACCGCCTACCGCGCCCGGCTCGCCGGGGAGGCTCCACAGTGGACGAGCGTGCCGGTGCAGTACGCCGACTACGCGCTCCAGCACCGGAAGACAAACCCGGCCCACTGGGTCGAGGTGCTGCGGGGCATCCCGGACGTGCTGCCGCTGCCCACCGACCACCCCCGGCCACCGGTGTCCGCGCACCGCGGTGAGACCGTCGGCTTCCGGTGGGACGCTGCCCTGCACGGCCGCATCACCGGGCTGGCCCGCGCGCACCGGGCGAGCGTGTTCATGGTGCTGCACGCCGCGATCGCCTGCCTGCTGCACCGTCTCGGTGCGGGCACGGACATCCCCATCGGCACCCCGGTCGCCGGGCGGCACGACGCCGCGCTGCACGACACCGTCGGCTGCTTCATCAACACCGTGGTGCTGCGCA belongs to Stigmatella erecta and includes:
- a CDS encoding non-ribosomal peptide synthetase, with product MVDQSAEFELSDAQAGVWLAERAGHSRPGSYQWAEYLDLCGTVRTDLLTAALTRAASECEAIRVVFEETADSLPRQRVLDSAEPRVTTVDFREAADPVASARAWMAERLAAAGEELFLGAVLRLAEERQWVFLRVHHIALDGAGLALLVQRVAELYEGLREGLAVSGPRWAALAEVPSAEQAYRGSAALAEDRAWWLARLAGRPEPVVIGSRAAPAAEASVRWTRVLADVEFARLRQGSERLGTRWSRVVAAATAVHVQAVTGQSDLLLSLPVSGRAADVAVPAMTANVVPLRVRVNLAGTVGGLLQEVSGQLSAIRPRQRYRGERLRRELGLPEDGRKFFGPVLNIQRFDHVLRFGSATVTVHNLQAPPSEDLSVVAYDRGDGRLRLDFDANPTTCSPTRLRELGERFEHVLWQLVEATPDTPLAGIQPTTAAERAHLTALGTGAGQAVRALSVPAAFAARVRQQPEAGAVHCPATGRRLTYRDLDARATALAARLAGAGAGPGRNVALLLPRSVDLVVAVLAVLKSGAAYVPLHAEDPPPRRAAVLGDSGARLLLTGQADATAPGLRVLTVHGTGPGAACPEAGGHDLACVMFTSGSTGTPKGVAVTHANLVSLASDRWWTEGGAERVLLHSPQAFDAINLELWVPLLTGGEIVLAPPGRLDPGELTRVITTAGVTGMWLTAGLFNAIATQDPRCLAGLRQVWTGGDVVSPAAVRAVQQALPGLTVVNGYGPTETTVFATRYPAGPVAGVVPIGRPLDGARVLLLDEAMRPVPPGTTGEVYLGGAGVALGYLNRPGATAERFLPDPSGPPGARVYRTGDLARWNADGQLEFAGRADGQVKLRGFRVELGEVDAALLAQPGVRQAATVLREGRLVSYVVGEVSDGLLARLGERLPPFLVPSAVVGLASLPLTRNGKLDRAALPDPTAPAPEPVRATGSAAERTLAKLFAQVLGRAEVPVDGDFFQLGGDSIRAIQLAAAAQRAGLAVSTSDVFRAPTVTALAKGLALPAARGRGLAPGDPSDPTVPLTPVMHWLRGRGAPDNGFVQSMTVRTPAGCTAMQVRAVVQALVDHHGMLRLALSEVAGVWALRVLEHVTVELDRPIDLARGHVLHATWRENRLTLTAHHLCVDGVSWRILLDDLHAAWAAVRDGRAPKLPATGTPFPQWARALLQHAHHPGVLADLPRWLAPVADPPVGDRALDPSLDTEDTRQWLSLSLAADFLSQSAAAFDCSVYELLLTAFALATGPVRVELEGHGREEFADGLDLSRTVGWFTTLYPVQLDAGCHWPTDPVDLDGAVARVRETLKGLARTGFGHGLLRHLNPQTAPLLAGVAAPRYAFNYLGHFDVNGDGDWAVLPEDTVVGAATGGPLALAHAVELDAVLAQHPGGPRLVANWSWPGRLLPREKIRALAERWFEVLTALGTRGRARATGALPLPPLAQGLLFHSLYDHDGADPYLVQFVFELEGALDGAGLRTALHRLLLRHPQLSAGVRQSPAGRPVQVIDPEFTVPWHDLPAHEDLEAFLTQDRQRRFDLARPPLFRAALQRRAADRHVFVLTTHHLLLDGWSMPIVVKELFGLYAGKPLPPAPAYRDFLDWLATRDPHAAEAAWRGILSTVDGPTLVGGAGRRGSASARLRCEAALPAGLAEVAHRHGVTPNVVMQLAWAVLVGALTGRQDVVFGATVSGRPPELPGAEGIVGLLINTIPVRVGLAPARTVADALAALRERQLAVLDHQHVDLTRLQALAGQGELFDTVVVFENYPLEEEALPGLVLRNARGLDGTHYPLTLVVMPGEHGRLRLDHSADVLDAEGARRLLARLASILAQFADRPGATLGALDLLLPGEHEPVPAPETARRCTLPELFEAQVRARPDAVAVTCEGEHLTYRELNARANRLAHHLVAQGAGPERLVALVLPRSLDLVVAVLAVLKSGAGYVPMDPDQPEERLRQVLAAVNPVLVLDQAGPLEEHPEHDLGPRADPDGVAYVIHTSGSTGVPKGVVVSHQNVVRLLDTTDPWFGFGPGDVHTLFHSYAFDVSVFELWSMLAKGGRLVVVPKHVTRSPREFLALLARERVTVLSQTPSAFYQLPPAGLALRVVVFAGEALELSRIRAWRRPGGPKLVNMYGITETTVHSSYIELDDPDETASVIGVALPDLRLRLLDHALRPVPPGCPGEIYVAGPGVTRGYLNRPELTAIRFVPDPFGAPGSRMYRSGDLARRRPDGGLEYRGRADQQVKIRGYRIEPGEVERVLERHPSVVQAVVLPDADRLVCYAVLTGGLDAAGLRAHARTVLPEHMVPAFVVPVPEIPLTVNGKLDRRALPRPQSTLPVSRPPRTPREKLLCELYAEVLGVPEVGAEDSFFDLGGHSLLATRLINRVRAQTGVVLGIRTLFDAPVVADLARCLPEGPTAPDTAFTPVARPAHIPLSAAQRRLWFFSQFAGPNSVYNMAFATRLRGDLHEDSLRAALHDVLQRHESLRTKVLEGGGEPGQRICSADELSVHSLEVPEPALADRLAEAAGHIFDLTAELPVRALLCRTGPREHVLLLVLHHIAADGWSLSPLARDLSTAYRARLAGEAPQWTSVPVQYADYALQHRKTNPAHWVEVLRGIPDVLPLPTDHPRPPVSAHRGETVGFRWDAALHGRITGLARAHRASVFMVLHAAIACLLHRLGAGTDIPIGTPVAGRHDAALHDTVGCFINTVVLRTNLSGAPTFAELLARVRAVDLDAFAHQDVPFEQVVEALNPPRSLSRHPLFQVMLAIQDTPAADFSLPGVRAEPVAVHGGASRLDLLWSLRQESDGIDGLLEYNTELFTPATARLLLARLDLLLRAAVADPDRPVLDLPVLVPGERERLLTRWNDTARSVPDTSVHALFAERARAHPHALAVDDLTYRQLAERVEQLAGQFRALGAGPGSLIALVLHRTADLPAAMLAADLAGAAHLPLEPGLPPERLTALLADARPALVVDNENGLRVTARPGTPVPEDTAYVRYTSGSTGRPKGVMVPRSARLNLLHAMHERLGLVPEDRVLASAPAGFDISELELLLPLVTGASQVLADRDTVREPDELLALLERRQVTVVQATPSLWHALAERRPECLRRVRALVGGEAVPGGLAEELRGLVSSLLACYGPTETTVWSTTLPVTGATGATVPIGRPLWNTRCHVLDGRLNLVPPGVIGELYLAGDGVATGYLRQPDLTASRFLPDPYGPPGTRMYRTGDLASRGADGVLRFHGRTDDQVKVRGHRVELGEVEAVLAQHADVHAAAVTVHRKGVLVGYLVPAVAEPDLSAISAHLARHLPDHMVPARLVAVPEFPLSANGKVRRDQLPEPDWSVAAEVTATPGEQLLCGLFADVLDLPSVRPGENFFELGGHSLVAARLIARVRAVLGVALGVRDVFTAPTPAALAARLAGAAETGPLVPLRTGGAAAPLCCVPALSGLSGVYAGLLPHLDGEHPVYGLHTDGLPDSVEALAEHHVTALRAAHPDGPYHLLGWSFGGLVAHAMAVRLRELGAPVGLLVVVDSVAGAVAEVGPVEERISRLLGRDSASLAAVARNNERLLRAYRPPVYPGDVVYFNAAGGSNHEQWRPHVGGRLTVHQLAAAHHDVFQPEHVAEAGALLRDELKRTR